A single genomic interval of Cyprinus carpio isolate SPL01 chromosome B24, ASM1834038v1, whole genome shotgun sequence harbors:
- the LOC109089693 gene encoding uncharacterized protein LOC109089693 isoform X1 has translation MTMETLLLMFLLTHAAGTQDIHTVSKISVQKQQKITIPCLYDQKYVSFPKYMSRGGVWIFSQHVSHNRMSVEDNQAENVFTATLSEAEVSDSGTYWCAVTVSGSDPHVYLDLQVTEAEARLRVSSQTVSGYEGGNVTILCHGASHWCTIRGACVGRDGGSLERTAVSDDGGDVLRVTLWQLQKEDSGWYYCSNENSQMPVNVTVMEALDITQFTTNPSYSTTPLGEDRLDFRRFLWLLLLGAMLPITVCGAVMLIKARNKRKKRAEISNLHDDMNIQQLPKKNGKNNEVACENLYGFTTGNKPITQGNGKNNEVACEDLYETMTGNKQITQGNWKNNEVACENLYGFTTGNKPITQGNGKNNEVACEDLYETMTGNKQNTQGNWKNNEVSCEDLYETMTGNKQNTQLTATDDKNIYGHKSEKMNR, from the exons ATGACGATGGAGACTCTGCTGCTGATGTTCCTCCTTACACACGCTGCAG GAACTCAAGACATCCATACAGTCAGTAAAATAtctgtacaaaaacaacaaaagatcaCAATACCAtgtttatatgatcaaaaatatgtCAGTTTCCCAAAATACATGAGTCGTGGAGGTGTCTGGATCTTCAGTCAGCACGTATCACACAACAGAATGTCTGTTGAAGATAATCAAGCAGAAAATGTGTTTACGGCGACACTGAGCGAAGCTGAAGTGAGTGACTCTGGCACGTACTGGTGTGCTGTGACCGTGTCTGGATCTGATCCTCACGTGTATCTTGACCTGCAGGTTACAGAAG CTGAAGCCAGGCTCCGCGTCTCCAGTCAGACTGTGTCAGGTTATGAGGGAGGTAACGTCACGATCCTCTGTCACGGCGCTTCACACTGGTGTACGATCAGGGGAGCTTGTGTTGGGAGAGATGGAGGATCTCTAGAGAGAACTGCAGTGtctgatgatggtggtgatgttCTGAGAGTGACGCTGTGGCAGCTGCAGAAAGAGGACAGTGGATGGTACTACTGCTCTAATGAGAATTCACAGATGCCTGTTAATGTTACTGTGATGGAGGCCCTAGATATTACACAGTTTACAACTAACCCCTCTTATAGCACCACACCACTCGGTGAAGACAG ACTTGACTTCAGGCGGTTCCTGTGGCTGCTGCTTCTGGGAGCGATGCTGCCCATTACAGTCTGTGGAGCTGTGATGCTGATCAAAGCAAGGAACAAGAGAA AAAAAAGAGCTGAAATCTCAAATCTTCATGATGACATGAACATACAACAACTGCCAAAA aAAAATGGGAAAAACAATGAGGTTGCATGTGAAAATCTCTATGGATTCACGACTGGAAATAAACCAATCACTCAG ggaaatGGAAAAAACAATGAGGTTGCATGTGAAGATCTCTATGAAACCATGACTGGAAATAAACAAATCACTCAG ggaaaTTGGAAAAACAATGAGGTTGCGTGTGAAAATCTCTATGGATTCACGACTGGAAATAAACCAATCACTCAG ggaaatGGAAAAAACAATGAGGTTGCATGTGAAGATCTCTATGAAACCATGactggaaataaacaaaacactcag ggaaattGGAAAAACAATGAGGTTTCATGTGAAGATCTCTATGAAACCATGactggaaataaacaaaacactcag TTGACTgcaacagatgataaaaacatatatggtcacaaaagtgaaaaaatgaaCAGATAG
- the LOC109089693 gene encoding uncharacterized protein LOC109089693 isoform X2: protein MTMETLLLMFLLTHAAGTQDIHTVSKISVQKQQKITIPCLYDQKYVSFPKYMSRGGVWIFSQHVSHNRMSVEDNQAENVFTATLSEAEVSDSGTYWCAVTVSGSDPHVYLDLQVTEAEARLRVSSQTVSGYEGGNVTILCHGASHWCTIRGACVGRDGGSLERTAVSDDGGDVLRVTLWQLQKEDSGWYYCSNENSQMPVNVTVMEALDITQFTTNPSYSTTPLGEDRLDFRRFLWLLLLGAMLPITVCGAVMLIKARNKRKKRAEISNLHDDMNIQQLPKKNGKNNEVACENLYGFTTGNKPITQGNGKNNEVACEDLYETMTGNKQITQGNGKNNEVACEDLYETMTGNKQNTQGNWKNNEVSCEDLYETMTGNKQNTQLTATDDKNIYGHKSEKMNR, encoded by the exons ATGACGATGGAGACTCTGCTGCTGATGTTCCTCCTTACACACGCTGCAG GAACTCAAGACATCCATACAGTCAGTAAAATAtctgtacaaaaacaacaaaagatcaCAATACCAtgtttatatgatcaaaaatatgtCAGTTTCCCAAAATACATGAGTCGTGGAGGTGTCTGGATCTTCAGTCAGCACGTATCACACAACAGAATGTCTGTTGAAGATAATCAAGCAGAAAATGTGTTTACGGCGACACTGAGCGAAGCTGAAGTGAGTGACTCTGGCACGTACTGGTGTGCTGTGACCGTGTCTGGATCTGATCCTCACGTGTATCTTGACCTGCAGGTTACAGAAG CTGAAGCCAGGCTCCGCGTCTCCAGTCAGACTGTGTCAGGTTATGAGGGAGGTAACGTCACGATCCTCTGTCACGGCGCTTCACACTGGTGTACGATCAGGGGAGCTTGTGTTGGGAGAGATGGAGGATCTCTAGAGAGAACTGCAGTGtctgatgatggtggtgatgttCTGAGAGTGACGCTGTGGCAGCTGCAGAAAGAGGACAGTGGATGGTACTACTGCTCTAATGAGAATTCACAGATGCCTGTTAATGTTACTGTGATGGAGGCCCTAGATATTACACAGTTTACAACTAACCCCTCTTATAGCACCACACCACTCGGTGAAGACAG ACTTGACTTCAGGCGGTTCCTGTGGCTGCTGCTTCTGGGAGCGATGCTGCCCATTACAGTCTGTGGAGCTGTGATGCTGATCAAAGCAAGGAACAAGAGAA AAAAAAGAGCTGAAATCTCAAATCTTCATGATGACATGAACATACAACAACTGCCAAAA aAAAATGGGAAAAACAATGAGGTTGCATGTGAAAATCTCTATGGATTCACGACTGGAAATAAACCAATCACTCAG ggaaatGGAAAAAACAATGAGGTTGCATGTGAAGATCTCTATGAAACCATGACTGGAAATAAACAAATCACTCAG ggaaatGGAAAAAACAATGAGGTTGCATGTGAAGATCTCTATGAAACCATGactggaaataaacaaaacactcag ggaaattGGAAAAACAATGAGGTTTCATGTGAAGATCTCTATGAAACCATGactggaaataaacaaaacactcag TTGACTgcaacagatgataaaaacatatatggtcacaaaagtgaaaaaatgaaCAGATAG